The genomic window CCGGGTGCAATCATCGGGCGCAGCGGATCCAGCCGCACCGCCGGCGGGGGCGGCAAGGCCGGGGCTGGGCCGGGGGCGTCATAGGCCCCCATGGCCAGCAAGGGGCCGCGCCGCGCATCGGGCATCTGTGCGGCCAGCGCCGGTTCCAGCGCATAGCCCAGTTCATAGGACAGACAGCCGGCAATCCACGCGCCCTGCCTGCGCAGATGTTCCAGCCGCTGCAGCGCCGGGGCAACCTCGGCCGGGGTTTCGGCCACGACCGTTTCCGCCGGGCCCTGAAACAAGGCCGGGCCCTGGGGGCCGAAATCGCACAGCAGGCTGCCCGGCGGCGGGGCGGGTCGCGTGGTCATGCGCAGCCAGCGCCCAGCGGCATGGTGAAGGTAAAGCGGGTTTCGGCCGGCGACGAGGTCACGCCCAGCGTGCCGCCATGCCCGCGCGCGATCTGGGAACAGATGTAAAGCCCCAGACCCAGCCCGCCATGGGCGCTGTCTGCCTGGCGGAAGAACGGCTGGAAAAGGCGCTGTTGCACCTCGGGCGGGATCGGAGTGCCAGCGTTGGACACCGATAGGCAAAAGTTGTCGGCATCGGTCACCGCCTCGAAGCGGATTGGTTGATCCGGGCAACCATGCGTCACCGCATTGCCCAGAAGGTTCGACACCATCTGCGCCATCCGGCGCGGATCGACCGCCACCGGCCGGTCGATGCTGATCCGGGGCTCGATGCTGCGATCGGGATGGGCGCGCAGGATCTCGCCCAGCGCCTGCTGCAACGTCTCGGCCAAGGGCACGCTGGCATCGGGCACGATCTCGATGCCCTGCGACAGTCGGCCGCGCGCCAGATCCAGCAGATTGTCCACCAGGTCTGTCATTCGGTCCACGGTCTGCTGCATGGTCACAACCAGCTGCGCTTCTTCCTCGGCAAGATCGGCGCGCGCAAGGATATTGGTGCCCGCGCGCAGCGCCGCCAGCGGATTGCGCAGATCATGGCCCAGAACCGCCAGGAACTGTTCGCGCAGCCGACCGATCCGGCGGCTTTCGCCCAGTTCCGCGCGGCCATCCCGCAGCGCCCGCCTGTCATCGATGGCGCGGCCGATCATCTGCGCAAACAGCCGGCACATGGGCAGGGCGGGGCCGCTCAGCAGAGGCACGGGCGTGGCACCGATCGCACAAAGGGTGCCGAAAACCGTGCCGTCGCCCAGCAGGATCGGCACCGAAAGATAGCTGCTGAGCCCGTATCGCGCCGGCACCGGATGGTCGGCATAGACCGGGTCGCGGGTGATATCCTCGATCACGATTTCCTGACGCAACTGCGCCACCTGGTGGCACAGCGTCGCCTCGGCCGGCAGCTGCTGGCCCGCCGCCAAGCCCGAACGCAGATGATCGGCCACCGCGCAGGCGGTCCACTGCTGCCCGGCCACGCGGCTGATGGCGGCAAAGCCCATGCCGCTGGTCTGGCAGACGACCTTCAGCAGATCGGGGACGAAGTCGATTTCGCCAATGATTTCGACCCAGTTTTCAGTGGCGGCGGACAAGCGTTCTCTCCTGCATTTCGGCGGCACGTTATCTTCTTGCAGAAACCTCGTCACGCGGTTTCGCAGGCGCGCCGCATCGCTGCCATCCGCCCGCCGCGCCCATGCCGTATTGCAGGCCACGGAAAGAACATTTATAGAACATTGCATGAAACGTTCCTTGCAGGACCGCCTGGCCATCCTGGCCGACGCGGCCAAATACGATGCCTCCTGCGCCTCCAGCGGCACCCGCCGGCGCGACGCCCGCCAGGGCGGCCTGGGCTCGACCGAGGGCATGGGCATCTGTCACGCCTATACGCCCGACGGGCGCTGCATCTCGCTTCTGAAGATCCTGCTGACGAATTTCTGCATCTATGACTGCGCCTATTGCATCAATCGCAGTTCCAGCAATGTCGCCCGCGCCCGCTTCAGCCCCGACGAGGTGATCTGGCTGGTGCTGGAATTCTACCGTCGCAATTATATCGAGGGCCTGTTCCTGTCATCGGGCATCGCGCGCAGCGCCGATCACACCATGGAACAGATGGTGCGGATCGCCCGCGACTTGCGGCAACGCCATGGCTTTCACGGCTATATCCACCTGAAAACCATCCCCGAGGCCTCGCCCGATCTGATCGCACAGGCTGGCCGCTATGCCGATCGGTTGTCGATCAATGTCGAACTGCCGACCGATCGCGGCCTGGCCGATCTGGCCCCCGAAAAGCGGCCGGGTCAGATCCGCGGGGCCATGGCCGACCTGCGGCTGCGGATCGAAGCCGCAGCCGAGCCCACCCTGCGCGGCCGGCGCCAGGATTTTGCCCCGGCCGGGCAATCGACGCAGATGATCGTGGGCGCCGACGGTGCCGATGACGCCACGATCCTGGGTGCCTCGGCCCGGCTTTACGACAGCTATGCGCTGAAGCGGGTCTATTATTCCGCCTTCAGCCCTATCCCCGATGCCTCGTCGCGGTTGCCGCCGGTGAAACCTCCCTTGCTGCGCGAACACCGCCTGTATCAGGCCGACTGGCTGTATCGGTTCTATGGCTTTTCGATGCAGGACATTACCAGCGCCCGACCGGACGGCATGCTGGACCTGGACCTTGACCCCAAGCTGGCCTGGGCGCTGGCCCATCGCGCCGCCTTTCCCGTCGACATCAACCGCGCCCCGCGCGAGATGCTGTTGCGCGTGCCCGGTCTGGGGCTGCGCACGGTCGAGGCGATCCTGAGCGCGCGCCGTCACCACCGCCTGACGCTTGATGATCTGGGCCGGCTGCGGGTGTCGTTGCGCAAGGTGCGCCCGTTCGTCTGCGCGCAGGGCTGGACGCCGCTGCGCCTGATCGACCGCAGCGACCTGCGCCAGATGTTTGCGCCGCCCCCGCAGCAACTGGCGCTGCTGTGATGCGACTGACGTTGCGGTCACAGGCCGATGCGGCCGAATGGCGCCAATTGGCGCGGGCGGCGTTTCAGGCCGGGTTGCCGCCGGAGGCGACGCGCTGGCAGGTGGATCCCGCCGCGCCATCCTGCCCGAAGGATGCAGGCCCCGCCATCCGCCCGCCGCCGCGCGTGCCGCGCGCCTTTCCCGATCTGGCAGCCAGCGCGCTTTGCCACGTTGAACCCGCGCGCTTCGAGCTGCTTTACAGCCTGTTGTGGCGCCTGCAGGATCGGCCGCAATTGCTGGACGATGCGACGGACCCCCAGGTATCGCGCCTGCGCCGGCTGACCCGGGCCGTGCGGCGCGATTGCCACAAGATGCACGCCTTTCTGCGCTTTCGCGAGTTGCCGGGCGATGGTCGGCGCCGCTTTGTGGCATGGTTCGAGCCCGATCATCACATCGTGGCCCGCGCCGCACCCTTTTTCGCTGCCCGCTTTGCCGACATGGACTGGCAGATCCTTACCCCTCGGGGCAGCGCCTGCTTTCACGCCGGCCGCCTGCGCTGCGACGAACATCCCGCCGCCAGGCCCGACCTGCCCACGGACGCGACCGAGGAATTGTGGCGCAGTTACTATGCCGCCACCTTCAACCCCGCTCGGCTGAAACTGCGGGCGATGCAATCGGAAATGCCCCGCAAATACTGGACCAACCTGCCCGAGGCGCAGCTGATCCCCGACCTTGTCGCGGGTGCCGAGGCCAGGGTGCGCGCCATGCAGCATCAGCCGCCGCGACAGCCGCCCGCTTTTCACGAACGCCTACAGGCCCGGCGCCAGGCGCAGGGCGCGACTGGCAAGGCTACCCCTGACGATCAGGGATGACATCGCCCTTTGTGACTTGAGGCGCGGCTTGCTGCTGACGCGCTGATGTGACCGGGCCGTGACGCCGCCTTACCCCTGCACCAGTGCGCGCAGGCTGGCCATGGTGCGGTCGTGATCCTGCTGATAGCCGATCAACCCGGCATAGGCGCCGTCGCGATCGAAGAGCAGCATCATCGAGGAATGATCCATGGTGTAGTCGCCGCCCTCTTGCGGCACCTTGCGCGCATAGATGCGGAATGCCTTGATCGCCTTGGCCATTTCCTCGGGTGATCCGGTGACGCCGGTCACGCCCGGCACCCAGGACAGGTATTCGCGCAGCGTCTCGACATCATCGCGTTCGGGGTCGACGGTGACAAAGAACACCCGCAACTTGTCCGCGTCCGCGCCCAGTTCCTCGCGCCAGGTGGCGATGTCGCCCAGCGTCGTGGGGCAGACATCCGGGCAATGGGTAAAGCCGAAGAAAACCGCCGAGGGCTGACCCTTCAGGGTTTCCTGGCTGAACGTGCTGCCATCGGTCGCGGTCAGCGCATAGTCGCCCTGCCCCAGGCTGGCCGCCCCCACCGCGGCGACCGATCCCCCGTTGCCGTGAACCGCGGCCAGACGCGGGGCCACGAACTGAAACCAGGCCACCGCCGCCAGCGCGGCCGCAACCAGCAACCACAAGGCCAGGCGCAAGGCCCCGACGCTGGATCCGGTTTTCCGCTGTGCCATCTGACTCTCCTGCCTTGCGCGCATCGCTGCCCCCTTGGGGGCCGGGCATGATCTGGCCGCTGGGCTGGCTGCTGTCAACCGGCTGCGCCATCGCCGCGCGCGACAAATCCGCGCGGCGGGCGGGGTGTTGTGCCTGGCCGCGCCACGGTTCATGCTGCGGCTTGCGGGTGAAAAGGGATATGTCATGTGGGACACGCTGCTGCTGATCGGAAAGGCCGCGCCGCTGGGTGACAGCGGCCTGGACAGCGCCATTGACAAGCGGCCGGTCGATCAGCCGCTGTTGCTGACCGCGACAGGCTTCGTCGGCGACGAGCAGGCCGACCGCCGCGTGCATGGCGGGCCGGAAAAGGCGGTCCATCACTATCCCCGCGATCATTACCCGACCTGGACCGGCGAATTGGCGGGGCTTTCAGGATCCGCGCCGCAGCCGGGGGCAACGGGGGCGCCAGCCCCCGCGGCGCGGCCTGCCCTCGATGGGCAGGCCGGGGCGGGCGCGCTCATCTCGGTGCAGACACTCCTCGCCCGACCAGGTGCCTTTGGCGAAAACATCTCGGCCACCGGCCTGACCGAAACCGATGTGGCGGTGGGCGACATCTTCCGCCTCGGCCGCGCCCTGGTGCAGGTGTCGCAGGGCCGACAGCCGTGCTGGAAACTGTCGCGCCGCTTCGGGGTGCCCGACATGGCCCGCCGGGTCCAGGACAGCGGCCGCACCGGCTGGTATTACCGCGTGCTGGAACCGGGCCCGGTGGCGCCCTGCGACCGCCTGATCCTGGTGGATCGCATCGCCCCAGACTGGACGCTGCACCGGCTGTGGCACGCGCTTTATGTCGAACGCCTGAACCGGGACGAACTGAGCGCCATCGCCGCGCTCGACATCCTGTCAGAGGGCTGGCGCCGCTATGCCGTGCGCCGGCTGGAAAGCGGTAGGGTCGAGGACTGGGCCCCCCGGCTCGAGGGCCGCGCATGAGCCTGATCATCTCGATCCAGAGCCAGGTGGTGATGGGCCATGTCGGCAATTCGGCGGCGGTCTTTCCGCTGCTGGCGGCCGGGCATCAGGTCGCGGCGGTGCCGACGGTCATCCTGTCCAACATCCCCGAATACCCGACGCTGCGCGGCCGCCCGCTGCCCGAGGATTTCTTTGCCGAATTGCTGCAGGGGCTTTGGGACCGGGAACTGCCGCAGCGTGCGGATTTCCTGCTGTCGGGCTATCTGGGCACGGCCGGAAATGCCCGGCTACTGGCCGATTTCGTCGCCCGCGCCAAGGCCGAAAACCCCGGCCTGCGCTATTACTGCGATCCGGTTCTGGGCGATGACGACCCAGGGCTTTATGTCCCGGCCGAAATAGCGCATATCCTGCGCGACCGGTTGTTGCCGCTGGCCGATCTGGCCTCGCCCAATGGGTTCGAGCTTGCCTGGCTGACCGGCACGCCCATTCGCAACCTGCGGGACGTGGACCGTGCCGCCCGGCAATTGCAGCTGGCTGCGGGGGCGCGGCTGATCGTGACCGGCTGCACCCTGGCGGACACCGCCCCCGGGATGATCGAAACCCTGATCCTCGATCAACAGGGCATTATCCGGCACCCCGCGCCGCGCCTGCCGGTGGCGCTGGCCGGAACCGGCGACCTGTTCGCAGCCCTGGTCACCGCATCGCTGGCCCAGGGTCAGGATCTGAACCAGGCGGTCGCATTTGCCCAGGCCCAGACCGCCCGCGCCCTGGCCGAAGGGGCGCGGCTGGGCCAGCGCGAAATCGCGCTGTCCGACCCGCAGTTCCGGGCCGCGCTGCTGGGCTAGCCCTTGCGCAGCGCGTTCATCAGGGCCGCGCCCAGCGCCCCGGGCTGATCCTGGACGCGGCCCGCGCCCTTGCTGGCCGGCGGCTTGGCCGCACGCGCATCCCGGCTGTCGCGGGTCGAGCCGCCACCATCCCGATTGCCACCGTTCTGGCCGCCGCCATCCTTGCGCATGGTCAAGCCGATGCGCTTGCGCGCCACATCGACCTCGGTCACCCGCACCTTGACCACATCGCCCACCTTCACGACCTCGTTCGGATCCTTGACGAAGCGGTCGGCCAGCTGGCTGATATGGACCAGCCCGTCCTGATGCACACCGATATCGACAAAGGCGCCAAAGGCCGCGACATTGGTCACTGTGCCCTCGAGCAGCATCCCCGGACGCAGGTCGCCGATCTGCTCGACCCCATCCGCGAAACTGGCGGTGACAAAGCTGGGGCGCGGATCGCGGCCGGGCTTTTCCAGTTCGGCCAGGATGTCGCGCACCGTAGGCAGGCCGAAATCGGCATCGACGAAATCCTGCGCCCGGATGCCGCGCAGTGCTTCGGGTTGCCCCATGATCTGGCGGATGTCGCGGCCGCAGGCGGCGACGATGCGGCGGGCCAGCCCATAGGCCTCGGGATGCACGGCCGAGGCATCCAGCGGCTCGTCCCCGTCGCGAATGCGCAGGAAACCGGCGCATTGCTCGAACGCGCGCGGTCCCAGCCCCGCAACCTTCTTCAGCGCCGCGCGGCTGCGAAAGGCGCCGGCGGCATCGCGATGGGCAACGATGGCCTGCGCCAGTGCCGGACCCAAACCCGCGACATGCGCCAGCAAGGGGGCCGAGGCTGTGTTCACATCCACCCCCACCGCGTTCACCGCGTCCTCGACCACCGCCTCGAGCGTGCGGGCCAGCTGGCGTTGATCGACGTCATGCTGATACTGGCCCACGCCGATCGATTCGGGCGGCACCTTGACCAGTTCGGCCAGCGGATCCTGCAACCGCCGTGCGATCGACACCGCCCCGCGCAGCGACACGTCCAGATCGGGAAACTCCCGCGCCGCCAGTTCCGAGGCCGAATAGACAGACGCCCCCGCCTCGCTGACGATGACCTTGACCGGCGCCTTGACTCCCGCCGGCAGCTTCCTGAGCACCTCGGCAACGAAGCGCTCGGTTTCCCGGCTGGCAGTGCCATTGCCGATGGCTACCAGTTCGATGCCATGGCGGACGATCACGGCGGCCAGCTGCGCCTCGGCTTCGCGCAGCTCGGACTTTGGTGGGAACGGATATAGGGTTGCCGTCTGCACCAGCTTGCCGGTGGCATCTACCGCGGCCAGCTTGACCCCGGTGCGGATGCCGGGATCAAGCCCGATGGTCGGCCGCGGCCCGGCGGGCGATGCCAGCAGCAGGTCCTTGAGGTTGCGGGCAAAGACCCTGATCGCCTCGGCATGGGCGCGGCTGCGCAATTCGGTCAGCAGATCGACATACATCGTATTCGACAGCCGCACCCGCCAGCACCATGCGGCGACCTTGCGCAGCCATTGATCGCCCGGATGTTCGCCCAGCGGCGCCAGTGCCGCACAGATGATGGCTTCGGCGCGCGCCGCACCACCCTCGGCTGGCGGGGCGATGTCGATGGTCAGCACCTCTTCCCTGGCGCCGCGCAGGATCGCCAGCGCCCGATGAGCGGGGATGCTGGCCCATTTTTCCGCATGATCGAAATAGTCGCTGAACTTGGCCCCGGCCTGTTCCTTGCCAGCCACGACCTTGGCGGCGATCACCGCCTCGGCCTGCATATAGGCGCGCAGACGCCCCAGCAGGTCGGCGTTTTCGGACAGCTCCTCGACCAGGATGTCGCGCGCCCCGTCCAGGGCGCCCTTGGCATCCGGCACGGCATCGGAAACATATGCCGTGGCCAGATCCTCGGGCGCGGCGCGGCGGTCGGCCTGAATGGCGCGCAACAGCGGCTCGAGCCCGTTTTCGCGGGCGATCATCGCCTTGGTGCGCCGCTTGGGTTTGTAGGGCAGGTAGATATCCTCAAGCGCGGCCTTGCTGTCGGCCGCATGGATGGCGCGAGCCAGATCGTCGGTCAGCTTCCCCTGACTGCGG from Paracoccus sp. SMMA_5_TC includes these protein-coding regions:
- a CDS encoding MOSC domain-containing protein, producing MWDTLLLIGKAAPLGDSGLDSAIDKRPVDQPLLLTATGFVGDEQADRRVHGGPEKAVHHYPRDHYPTWTGELAGLSGSAPQPGATGAPAPAARPALDGQAGAGALISVQTLLARPGAFGENISATGLTETDVAVGDIFRLGRALVQVSQGRQPCWKLSRRFGVPDMARRVQDSGRTGWYYRVLEPGPVAPCDRLILVDRIAPDWTLHRLWHALYVERLNRDELSAIAALDILSEGWRRYAVRRLESGRVEDWAPRLEGRA
- the pdxY gene encoding pyridoxal kinase, which encodes MSLIISIQSQVVMGHVGNSAAVFPLLAAGHQVAAVPTVILSNIPEYPTLRGRPLPEDFFAELLQGLWDRELPQRADFLLSGYLGTAGNARLLADFVARAKAENPGLRYYCDPVLGDDDPGLYVPAEIAHILRDRLLPLADLASPNGFELAWLTGTPIRNLRDVDRAARQLQLAAGARLIVTGCTLADTAPGMIETLILDQQGIIRHPAPRLPVALAGTGDLFAALVTASLAQGQDLNQAVAFAQAQTARALAEGARLGQREIALSDPQFRAALLG
- a CDS encoding putative DNA modification/repair radical SAM protein, with amino-acid sequence MKRSLQDRLAILADAAKYDASCASSGTRRRDARQGGLGSTEGMGICHAYTPDGRCISLLKILLTNFCIYDCAYCINRSSSNVARARFSPDEVIWLVLEFYRRNYIEGLFLSSGIARSADHTMEQMVRIARDLRQRHGFHGYIHLKTIPEASPDLIAQAGRYADRLSINVELPTDRGLADLAPEKRPGQIRGAMADLRLRIEAAAEPTLRGRRQDFAPAGQSTQMIVGADGADDATILGASARLYDSYALKRVYYSAFSPIPDASSRLPPVKPPLLREHRLYQADWLYRFYGFSMQDITSARPDGMLDLDLDPKLAWALAHRAAFPVDINRAPREMLLRVPGLGLRTVEAILSARRHHRLTLDDLGRLRVSLRKVRPFVCAQGWTPLRLIDRSDLRQMFAPPPQQLALL
- a CDS encoding TIGR03915 family putative DNA repair protein, which produces MRLTLRSQADAAEWRQLARAAFQAGLPPEATRWQVDPAAPSCPKDAGPAIRPPPRVPRAFPDLAASALCHVEPARFELLYSLLWRLQDRPQLLDDATDPQVSRLRRLTRAVRRDCHKMHAFLRFRELPGDGRRRFVAWFEPDHHIVARAAPFFAARFADMDWQILTPRGSACFHAGRLRCDEHPAARPDLPTDATEELWRSYYAATFNPARLKLRAMQSEMPRKYWTNLPEAQLIPDLVAGAEARVRAMQHQPPRQPPAFHERLQARRQAQGATGKATPDDQG
- a CDS encoding SCO family protein; translation: MAQRKTGSSVGALRLALWLLVAAALAAVAWFQFVAPRLAAVHGNGGSVAAVGAASLGQGDYALTATDGSTFSQETLKGQPSAVFFGFTHCPDVCPTTLGDIATWREELGADADKLRVFFVTVDPERDDVETLREYLSWVPGVTGVTGSPEEMAKAIKAFRIYARKVPQEGGDYTMDHSSMMLLFDRDGAYAGLIGYQQDHDRTMASLRALVQG
- a CDS encoding Tex family protein — its product is MPDLNAADRIFRTIAVEINASPAQVAAATGLLDGGATVPFIARYRKEVTGGLDDTQLRSLAERLSYLRELEARRAVITESIRSQGKLTDDLARAIHAADSKAALEDIYLPYKPKRRTKAMIARENGLEPLLRAIQADRRAAPEDLATAYVSDAVPDAKGALDGARDILVEELSENADLLGRLRAYMQAEAVIAAKVVAGKEQAGAKFSDYFDHAEKWASIPAHRALAILRGAREEVLTIDIAPPAEGGAARAEAIICAALAPLGEHPGDQWLRKVAAWCWRVRLSNTMYVDLLTELRSRAHAEAIRVFARNLKDLLLASPAGPRPTIGLDPGIRTGVKLAAVDATGKLVQTATLYPFPPKSELREAEAQLAAVIVRHGIELVAIGNGTASRETERFVAEVLRKLPAGVKAPVKVIVSEAGASVYSASELAAREFPDLDVSLRGAVSIARRLQDPLAELVKVPPESIGVGQYQHDVDQRQLARTLEAVVEDAVNAVGVDVNTASAPLLAHVAGLGPALAQAIVAHRDAAGAFRSRAALKKVAGLGPRAFEQCAGFLRIRDGDEPLDASAVHPEAYGLARRIVAACGRDIRQIMGQPEALRGIRAQDFVDADFGLPTVRDILAELEKPGRDPRPSFVTASFADGVEQIGDLRPGMLLEGTVTNVAAFGAFVDIGVHQDGLVHISQLADRFVKDPNEVVKVGDVVKVRVTEVDVARKRIGLTMRKDGGGQNGGNRDGGGSTRDSRDARAAKPPASKGAGRVQDQPGALGAALMNALRKG
- a CDS encoding GAF domain-containing sensor histidine kinase, with protein sequence MSAATENWVEIIGEIDFVPDLLKVVCQTSGMGFAAISRVAGQQWTACAVADHLRSGLAAGQQLPAEATLCHQVAQLRQEIVIEDITRDPVYADHPVPARYGLSSYLSVPILLGDGTVFGTLCAIGATPVPLLSGPALPMCRLFAQMIGRAIDDRRALRDGRAELGESRRIGRLREQFLAVLGHDLRNPLAALRAGTNILARADLAEEEAQLVVTMQQTVDRMTDLVDNLLDLARGRLSQGIEIVPDASVPLAETLQQALGEILRAHPDRSIEPRISIDRPVAVDPRRMAQMVSNLLGNAVTHGCPDQPIRFEAVTDADNFCLSVSNAGTPIPPEVQQRLFQPFFRQADSAHGGLGLGLYICSQIARGHGGTLGVTSSPAETRFTFTMPLGAGCA